One Desulfovibrio sp. Fe33 DNA segment encodes these proteins:
- a CDS encoding branched-chain amino acid transaminase produces MVQKSETIWFDGKQVPWDEANVHVLTHALHYGTAVFEGIRAYECADGSSEVFRLQEHMVRLVNSAKILGLKMPYTADELTEATIETLKRNKLAGAYVRPLVFVGEGAMGVNPGDNPVQTIIAAWPWGAYLGEDALEKGIKVKVSSFSRHHVNVMMTKAKSAGNYVNSVLAKTEALADGYDEAIMLDTTGHVSEGSGENIFMVLNDIIYTPHTDGVLGGLTRDSLIALAGDLGYEVREEPITRDMLYTADEVFFSGTAAELTPISSVDRRQIGTGHAGPVAKLLQTEFFNIVKGENPDYEHWLYRYQV; encoded by the coding sequence ATGGTTCAGAAATCCGAAACCATTTGGTTCGACGGCAAACAGGTTCCCTGGGATGAGGCCAACGTTCACGTCCTGACCCACGCCCTGCATTACGGCACCGCCGTGTTCGAGGGCATCCGCGCATACGAGTGCGCCGACGGCTCTTCCGAGGTGTTCCGTTTGCAGGAGCATATGGTCCGCCTGGTCAATTCCGCAAAGATTCTCGGCCTGAAGATGCCGTATACCGCGGACGAGCTGACCGAAGCCACCATTGAGACCCTCAAGCGCAACAAGCTGGCGGGAGCCTATGTCCGGCCCCTGGTCTTCGTCGGCGAAGGCGCCATGGGCGTCAACCCCGGCGACAATCCTGTCCAGACCATTATCGCGGCCTGGCCGTGGGGCGCGTACCTCGGCGAGGACGCCCTGGAAAAAGGCATCAAGGTCAAGGTCAGCTCCTTCAGCCGCCATCATGTCAATGTCATGATGACCAAGGCCAAGTCCGCCGGCAACTACGTCAACTCCGTGCTGGCCAAGACCGAGGCCCTGGCCGACGGCTATGACGAGGCGATCATGCTCGACACCACCGGCCACGTCTCCGAAGGTTCCGGAGAAAACATCTTCATGGTTCTCAACGACATCATCTACACCCCGCACACCGACGGCGTGCTGGGCGGCCTGACCCGCGACTCCCTCATCGCCCTGGCCGGCGACCTGGGGTACGAAGTTCGCGAAGAGCCCATTACCCGCGACATGCTTTATACCGCCGACGAGGTCTTCTTCTCCGGCACCGCCGCCGAGCTGACTCCGATCAGCTCCGTGGACCGCCGCCAGATCGGCACCGGCCATGCCGGTCCTGTCGCCAAGCTGCTCCAGACCGAGTTCTTCAATATCGTCAAGGGCGAAAACCCGGACTACGAGCACTGGCTCTACCGCTACCAGGTTTAA